From the Martelella mediterranea DSM 17316 genome, one window contains:
- a CDS encoding peptide chain release factor 3: MPETLAEAVARRRTFAIISHPDAGKTTLTEKLLLFGGAIQLAGEVKAKKDRIQTRSDWMKIERERGISVVTSVMTFEYDNTVFNLLDTPGHEDFADDTYRTLTAVDAAIMVIDAAKGIEPRTLKLFEVCRLRDIPIITFVNKMDREARDTFEILEEVQEKLALDTVPMTWPIGQGKSFCGTYHLKDSAVRYGDSQKELTKVNGPEVVSEKLPEHERQDWAEMAELAIDGYPAFDRQAFLEGHMTPVYFGSALRNNGVRDLIHALSDFAPAPRAQVADVRTVEATDPKMSAFVFKIQANMDPNHRDRIAFVRVCSGTLTRGMKARLARTGKQMGLTAPQFFFASQRQLADTAYAGDVVGIPNHGALRIGDTLTDGEALVFQGVPNFAPEILRRVRLEDAMKAKKLKEALQQMAEEGVVQLFTPEDGSPAIVGVVGALQLDVLKERLKAEYGLPVSFEMARFSVCRWISAEKPADLEKFISGRRGDIARDLDGDPVFMAQDGFSLNYESERAPEIRMIAIKEYHQAKAA, encoded by the coding sequence ATGCCCGAAACGCTTGCCGAGGCGGTTGCCCGCCGCCGCACCTTCGCGATCATCTCGCATCCCGACGCCGGGAAGACCACGCTGACCGAAAAGCTGCTGCTTTTCGGCGGCGCGATCCAGCTTGCCGGCGAGGTGAAGGCGAAGAAGGATCGCATCCAGACCCGCTCGGACTGGATGAAGATCGAACGCGAACGCGGCATTTCGGTGGTCACCTCGGTGATGACCTTCGAATATGACAACACCGTCTTCAACCTGCTCGACACGCCCGGCCACGAGGACTTCGCCGACGACACCTATCGTACGCTGACGGCGGTGGATGCGGCGATCATGGTGATCGACGCGGCCAAGGGCATCGAGCCCCGGACGCTGAAGCTTTTCGAGGTCTGCCGGCTGCGCGACATCCCGATCATCACCTTCGTCAACAAGATGGACCGTGAGGCCCGCGACACGTTCGAAATCCTCGAGGAAGTGCAGGAGAAGCTCGCGCTCGACACCGTGCCGATGACATGGCCGATCGGCCAGGGCAAGAGCTTCTGCGGCACCTATCACCTGAAGGACAGCGCGGTGCGCTATGGCGACAGCCAGAAAGAGCTGACCAAGGTGAACGGCCCGGAAGTCGTGTCGGAAAAACTGCCGGAGCATGAGCGTCAGGACTGGGCGGAAATGGCCGAGCTTGCGATCGACGGTTATCCCGCCTTCGACCGGCAGGCGTTTCTGGAAGGCCATATGACGCCGGTCTATTTCGGCTCGGCGCTCCGCAATAACGGCGTGCGCGATCTGATCCACGCGCTTTCCGATTTCGCGCCCGCGCCGCGCGCGCAGGTGGCCGATGTTCGCACCGTGGAGGCGACCGACCCGAAGATGAGCGCCTTCGTGTTCAAGATCCAGGCCAATATGGACCCGAACCACCGCGACCGCATCGCCTTCGTACGCGTGTGCTCCGGCACGCTGACGCGCGGCATGAAGGCGAGGCTTGCCCGCACCGGCAAGCAGATGGGGCTGACCGCGCCGCAATTCTTCTTCGCCTCGCAGCGCCAGCTTGCCGATACGGCCTATGCCGGCGATGTCGTCGGCATCCCGAACCACGGCGCGCTCCGCATCGGCGACACGCTGACCGATGGCGAGGCGCTGGTGTTCCAGGGCGTGCCGAACTTCGCGCCGGAAATCCTCCGCCGCGTGCGGCTGGAAGACGCGATGAAGGCCAAGAAGCTGAAGGAAGCCCTGCAGCAGATGGCTGAGGAAGGCGTGGTCCAGCTGTTCACGCCTGAAGACGGCTCGCCGGCAATCGTCGGCGTCGTCGGCGCGCTGCAGCTCGACGTTCTGAAGGAGCGGCTGAAGGCGGAATACGGCCTGCCGGTATCGTTCGAGATGGCGCGGTTTTCCGTCTGCCGCTGGATTTCGGCCGAGAAGCCCGCCGATCTGGAAAAATTCATCTCCGGCCGGCGCGGCGATATCGCCCGCGACCTCGACGGCGATCCGGTGTTCATGGCGCAGGACGGCTTCTCGCTGAACTACGAAAGCGAGCGTGCGCCGGAAATCCGGATGATCGCGATCAAGGAATACCATCAGGCAAAGGCGGCCTGA
- a CDS encoding 3-hydroxybutyryl-CoA dehydrogenase, with the protein MAESIKRVGVIGAGAMGCGVAHVSAIAGYDVHLIDIGKQQIERGLATINGNLARQVTSGKLSDDDRKKALKLITASTDLQDLASADIVIEAITEDEAEKRALYARLCPILKPETLLASNTSSFSITRLAAATDRPERFMGVHFMNPVPVMELVELVRGIATDEATFETAREFVRALGKTPTVSEDFPAFIVNRILLPMINEAIYVLYEGVGTVDHIDTAMKLGARHPMGPLELADFIGLDTCLSGMQMLHEGLADNKYRPCPLLVKYVDAGWLGRKSGRGFYDYRGEDPVPTR; encoded by the coding sequence ATGGCCGAGAGTATCAAGCGCGTTGGCGTGATCGGGGCCGGGGCCATGGGCTGCGGCGTCGCTCATGTTTCGGCGATCGCCGGCTACGACGTTCACCTGATCGACATTGGAAAGCAGCAGATCGAGCGTGGGCTCGCCACCATCAACGGCAATCTGGCGCGTCAGGTCACATCCGGCAAGCTTTCCGATGACGACCGCAAGAAGGCGCTGAAGCTGATCACCGCCTCCACCGATCTCCAGGACCTTGCCTCCGCCGATATCGTGATCGAGGCGATCACCGAGGATGAGGCGGAAAAGCGCGCGCTTTACGCCAGGCTCTGCCCGATCCTGAAGCCGGAAACCCTGCTTGCCAGCAATACCTCGTCATTCTCGATCACCCGGCTTGCCGCCGCCACCGACCGGCCCGAGCGGTTCATGGGCGTGCATTTCATGAACCCCGTGCCGGTGATGGAGCTTGTGGAACTGGTGCGCGGCATCGCCACCGACGAGGCAACCTTCGAAACCGCACGGGAGTTCGTGCGCGCGCTCGGCAAGACGCCGACCGTTTCGGAGGATTTCCCGGCCTTCATCGTCAACCGCATCCTGCTGCCGATGATCAACGAGGCGATCTATGTTCTTTATGAGGGCGTCGGAACCGTCGACCACATCGATACCGCGATGAAGCTCGGCGCCCGCCACCCGATGGGGCCGCTGGAGCTTGCCGATTTCATCGGTCTCGATACCTGCCTTTCGGGCATGCAGATGCTGCATGAAGGCCTGGCGGACAACAAATATCGTCCGTGCCCGCTGCTGGTGAAATATGTCGATGCCGGCTGGCTCGGCCGCAAATCCGGCCGCGGGTTCTACGATTATCGCGGCGAGGATCCGGTGCCGACGCGGTAA
- a CDS encoding glycine zipper domain-containing protein, whose amino-acid sequence MKKFFAGIVIGVASLAATACTPTQEGAAIGAGTGALVGTAIDGGGLGGALLGGAIGAGAGALVGRAVENQPGKCYYRDRYGREYTDDCPPGYR is encoded by the coding sequence ATGAAAAAGTTTTTTGCAGGAATTGTGATCGGCGTTGCTTCGCTTGCGGCAACGGCCTGCACGCCCACCCAGGAAGGTGCGGCCATCGGCGCCGGCACCGGCGCCCTGGTCGGCACGGCGATTGACGGCGGCGGCCTCGGCGGCGCGCTTCTGGGCGGCGCCATCGGCGCAGGCGCTGGCGCTCTCGTCGGCCGGGCCGTCGAGAACCAGCCCGGCAAGTGCTACTATCGTGACCGCTACGGCCGCGAATACACCGACGATTGCCCGCCCGGCTACCGCTAA
- the dxr gene encoding 1-deoxy-D-xylulose-5-phosphate reductoisomerase: MQTRRIAIFGATGSIGINTLDVIAQLGGKDAFEITAVTGNSNVAALARLAIEHGAAMAVTADESRYDDLKRALSGTGIEAASGASGLDEAANRNNDIVMAAIVGTAGLAPTLKAAAAGADIALANKECLVSAGPLFIDAVKRGGGMLIPVDSEHSAIFQVFEENQRRALDRVIITASGGPFRQMSLEEMRHVDAATARAHPNWSMGLKISIDSASMFNKALEMIEAQHLFDLAPEQVEVVVHPQSIIHSMVGYADGSILAQLGAPDMRTAIGYALAYPDRRPLSVERLDFAKLARLDFEAPDETRFPALRLARLAMARGGLQGAVLNGAKEVSLEAFIEGRCGFLEMAEITEGVMAEMDNLPAATTIDDVYQADSEARRRAASLLRR, from the coding sequence ATGCAGACGCGACGCATCGCAATCTTCGGCGCGACCGGCTCCATCGGTATCAACACGCTCGATGTCATCGCCCAGCTCGGCGGCAAAGACGCCTTCGAGATCACTGCGGTGACCGGCAATTCCAATGTCGCAGCCCTTGCGCGTCTCGCAATCGAGCATGGCGCCGCCATGGCCGTCACCGCCGATGAAAGCCGCTATGACGACCTGAAGCGAGCGCTTTCCGGCACCGGCATCGAAGCCGCTTCAGGCGCCAGCGGCCTCGACGAGGCGGCCAACCGCAACAATGACATCGTGATGGCGGCGATCGTCGGCACGGCCGGGCTCGCCCCGACGCTGAAGGCGGCTGCCGCCGGCGCTGATATCGCGCTTGCCAACAAGGAATGCCTGGTTTCCGCCGGTCCGCTGTTCATAGACGCGGTGAAACGCGGCGGCGGCATGCTGATCCCGGTCGACAGCGAGCATTCCGCGATCTTCCAGGTATTCGAAGAAAACCAGCGCCGCGCGCTCGACCGGGTGATCATCACCGCGTCCGGCGGCCCGTTCCGCCAGATGTCGCTGGAAGAAATGCGCCATGTCGACGCGGCCACCGCGCGCGCCCATCCCAACTGGTCGATGGGCCTGAAAATCTCGATCGACAGCGCCTCGATGTTCAACAAGGCGCTGGAAATGATCGAGGCGCAGCATCTGTTCGACCTTGCGCCGGAACAGGTGGAGGTGGTGGTCCACCCACAATCGATCATCCATTCCATGGTTGGTTATGCCGATGGCTCGATCCTTGCTCAGCTCGGCGCGCCCGACATGCGCACCGCCATCGGCTATGCGCTCGCCTATCCCGACCGCCGCCCGCTTTCGGTGGAAAGGCTGGATTTCGCCAAGCTTGCACGGCTCGATTTCGAAGCCCCCGACGAGACCCGTTTTCCGGCGCTCAGGCTTGCCCGGCTTGCCATGGCGCGCGGCGGGCTGCAGGGCGCGGTGCTGAACGGCGCCAAGGAAGTCTCGCTCGAAGCCTTCATCGAAGGCCGCTGCGGCTTTCTGGAGATGGCCGAAATCACGGAAGGCGTGATGGCGGAGATGGACAATCTCCCCGCCGCGACGACGATCGATGACGTCTATCAGGCCGACAGCGAAGCGCGACGGCGCGCCGCCAGCCTGCTCAGGCGTTAA
- the dut gene encoding dUTP diphosphatase, translating into MNTEKRMTLKLKRLEHAEGIEPPAYETAGSAGMDIRAAVDAPMTLAPAKRALVPTGFIFEIPQGFEAQIRPRSGLAFKHGITCLNTPGTIDSDYRGEVKVLLVNLGEEAFTIERGMRIAQVIIAPVTQMPVTVVDDLTETKRGAGGFGSTGV; encoded by the coding sequence ATGAACACGGAAAAAAGAATGACGCTGAAGCTGAAACGCCTGGAACATGCCGAGGGCATCGAACCGCCCGCCTATGAAACCGCGGGCTCCGCCGGCATGGATATCCGCGCCGCCGTCGACGCGCCGATGACGCTTGCGCCGGCCAAGCGGGCGCTGGTGCCGACCGGTTTCATCTTCGAAATTCCGCAAGGCTTCGAGGCCCAAATCCGCCCGCGCTCCGGCCTTGCCTTCAAGCACGGCATCACCTGCCTCAACACGCCCGGCACCATCGACAGCGATTATCGCGGCGAGGTCAAGGTACTGCTCGTCAATCTCGGCGAGGAAGCCTTCACCATCGAACGCGGCATGCGCATCGCCCAGGTCATCATCGCCCCGGTCACGCAGATGCCGGTCACCGTGGTCGACGATCTGACCGAGACCAAACGCGGCGCCGGCGGATTTGGATCGACGGGCGTGTGA
- the hemA gene encoding 5-aminolevulinate synthase, producing MDFEAFFKNELAELHDEGRYRVFAELKRHRGEFPRASRFKDGAASNVTVWCSNDYLGMGQCPTVIAAMQEAIETCGAGAGGTRNISGTNYYHVQLEQELADLHHKEAALIFTSGYVSNWATLGTLGEKIPGLIIFSDALNHASMIEGIRHGKSARAIFRHNDLNDLEAKLKAADPAAPKMIAFESVYSMDGDIAPIKEICDLADKYGAMTYLDEVHAVGMYGPRGGGVAEREGLMDRITIIEGTLGKAFGVMGGYITGSKALVDFIRSFASGFIFTTALPPALAAGAVASIRHLKVSQIERTRHRERVETLRAKLDRQGIPHMPNPSHIVPVMVGDASKCKWISDILLDDFGVYVQPINYPTVPRKTERLRFTPTPLHTDADMDHLVSALHSLWSQCALARAVA from the coding sequence ATGGATTTCGAAGCATTCTTCAAAAACGAGCTGGCGGAACTGCATGATGAGGGCCGCTACCGCGTTTTCGCCGAACTGAAGCGTCATCGCGGCGAATTCCCGCGCGCCTCCCGGTTCAAGGATGGCGCGGCCTCCAACGTCACCGTCTGGTGTTCCAATGATTATCTCGGCATGGGCCAGTGTCCCACCGTGATCGCCGCCATGCAGGAGGCGATCGAGACTTGCGGGGCAGGGGCCGGCGGCACACGCAATATTTCCGGCACCAATTACTACCACGTCCAGCTTGAGCAGGAACTGGCCGACCTCCACCACAAGGAAGCAGCCCTGATCTTCACCTCCGGCTATGTTTCCAACTGGGCGACGCTCGGCACGCTGGGCGAAAAAATTCCAGGCCTGATCATCTTCTCCGACGCGCTCAACCACGCCTCGATGATCGAGGGCATTCGCCACGGCAAGTCGGCGCGGGCGATCTTCCGCCACAACGACCTCAACGATCTCGAGGCCAAGCTGAAGGCCGCCGATCCGGCGGCGCCAAAGATGATCGCGTTCGAATCGGTCTATTCGATGGACGGCGATATCGCGCCGATCAAGGAAATCTGCGATCTCGCCGACAAATACGGCGCGATGACCTATCTGGACGAAGTCCATGCCGTCGGCATGTATGGCCCGCGCGGCGGCGGCGTTGCCGAGCGCGAGGGGCTGATGGACCGGATCACGATCATCGAGGGTACGCTCGGCAAGGCCTTCGGCGTTATGGGCGGCTATATCACCGGCTCGAAGGCGCTGGTCGATTTCATCCGCTCGTTTGCTTCCGGTTTCATCTTCACCACCGCGTTGCCGCCGGCGCTTGCCGCCGGCGCTGTCGCCTCGATCCGCCACCTCAAGGTCAGCCAGATCGAGCGAACCCGCCATCGCGAACGGGTGGAGACGCTGCGCGCGAAGCTTGACCGCCAGGGCATTCCGCACATGCCCAATCCAAGCCATATCGTGCCGGTGATGGTGGGCGACGCCTCCAAGTGCAAGTGGATTTCGGACATCCTGCTCGATGATTTCGGCGTCTATGTCCAGCCGATCAACTATCCGACCGTGCCGCGCAAGACCGAGCGCCTGCGCTTCACGCCGACCCCGCTGCACACCGATGCCGACATGGATCACCTGGTTTCAGCGCTGCATTCGCTGTGGTCGCAATGCGCGCTCGCGCGCGCCGTCGCCTGA
- a CDS encoding serine hydrolase domain-containing protein has translation MSVEKRVNAAIDKAIGEKRIVGTVVMIARGDELVFSRAAGLADRESGHPVAADTIFRLASVTKPIVATTALVMMEKGLLSLEDRVSDYLPWFHPTGPDGALADIRLHHLLTHTAGLDYTGGAGQLPPGETVNTGLTDTDLTFEQNFSRLNHFPLAFAPGTAWAYSVAIDILGAVLSSVAGAELEAVVRQHVADPLGMDDTRFSVTDQQRLATPYGDGAPEPERMGTRHTVRDADGIAYTFEPSRIFNPRAYQSGGAGMAGTAGDFLKLLQDLVSPNGLLTPQTVRAALSTQTGALAVRPGKTFGYVGSVVVNPAETGTALPEGVVTWGGVYGNCWALDPASGTAAVIMTNTAVEGCNGAFPEEIWRALFNA, from the coding sequence ATGTCAGTTGAAAAACGTGTAAACGCGGCCATCGACAAGGCCATCGGTGAAAAGCGCATCGTCGGCACAGTCGTCATGATTGCGCGCGGGGACGAACTTGTCTTTTCCCGCGCCGCCGGTCTCGCCGATCGCGAAAGCGGCCATCCTGTCGCCGCTGATACGATTTTCCGCCTTGCCTCCGTCACCAAGCCGATTGTCGCGACGACGGCTCTGGTCATGATGGAGAAGGGGTTGCTCTCTCTTGAGGACAGGGTGAGCGATTATCTGCCATGGTTTCACCCAACCGGGCCGGATGGCGCGCTGGCGGATATCCGGCTTCATCATCTCCTCACCCATACGGCCGGACTGGATTATACCGGCGGCGCCGGGCAACTGCCGCCCGGCGAAACGGTGAATACGGGCCTGACCGATACCGATCTCACCTTCGAGCAGAATTTTTCCAGGCTGAACCATTTTCCGCTCGCCTTTGCACCCGGAACGGCATGGGCCTATTCCGTGGCGATCGACATTCTCGGCGCGGTGCTGTCTTCTGTCGCCGGCGCCGAACTGGAAGCCGTGGTCCGGCAACATGTCGCCGACCCGCTCGGCATGGACGACACGCGGTTTTCCGTCACCGACCAGCAGCGGCTGGCAACGCCCTATGGCGATGGCGCGCCCGAGCCGGAGCGCATGGGCACGCGCCATACGGTGCGCGACGCGGACGGCATCGCCTATACATTCGAGCCGTCGCGCATCTTCAATCCCCGCGCCTATCAGTCGGGCGGCGCCGGCATGGCGGGCACGGCCGGCGATTTCCTGAAGCTGCTGCAGGACCTTGTCAGCCCGAACGGTCTTTTGACGCCTCAGACCGTCAGGGCGGCGCTTTCCACACAGACCGGGGCTCTGGCGGTGCGGCCGGGCAAGACATTCGGCTATGTCGGCTCGGTGGTCGTCAATCCGGCTGAAACCGGAACGGCCTTGCCGGAAGGGGTCGTGACCTGGGGCGGGGTTTACGGCAATTGCTGGGCTCTGGACCCGGCAAGCGGCACGGCGGCCGTCATCATGACGAACACCGCTGTCGAAGGATGCAACGGCGCCTTCCCCGAAGAAATATGGCGGGCGCTTTTTAACGCCTGA
- a CDS encoding autotransporter assembly complex protein TamA — protein sequence MKMVPRSKRQSSGISRALRLLPAISVAIFAAGGEAQAFSLFGIHLWGEEEVDTSSIQDPVHYTVTFSVTGGDSELESFLRNRSALVSDERQPVDGDLGVLVKARDDLQILVGSLFEKAYYGGLVNITVNGQSIEDIVGLPNFGREDPVPVNVSIEAGPMFTFARVNLEGAPASFNPAKLDLVAGKPAYSTTILAAAREITTELKDQGHPFATITRREVIADHANSTVDVDIRADDGPVADLGQIAVKGSEAVEPDFIRRYSRLKPGEQYSPEQLTAAANRLRSLNTFDSVTITTASALDDDGQLPTTITVRDGKFRYYGFGATVSSIDGLGLEGYWGHRNLFGQAEGLRLEAGVSRIGASDDYGVNSLDLAGGITFTKPGLFHPSGMFTASIITATENPDAYNAKSVAGSVNYTYEQNEYNTISAGLTLDYSHIKDAFGTEDYLTFSAPIGFDRDTRNDPLNPTEGIYLITTAEPSYDFLGGNFFSSFDAVGSTYFSAGEDDRFTLAARVGAGTIVGGGDLKDIPANDRFYAGGGGSVRGYAYKSISPRLANGEETGGRSYVEATLEARIGVTENIQVVPFIDAADVSADQFPDFSDIRAGAGIGVRYLTGFGPIRLDVAVPLNRYPDGDHYGIYAGIGQSF from the coding sequence TTGAAGATGGTACCCCGTTCAAAACGGCAAAGTTCAGGAATATCCCGCGCGCTCAGGCTGCTGCCGGCGATATCCGTTGCGATCTTCGCCGCCGGCGGCGAGGCGCAGGCGTTCAGCCTGTTCGGAATCCATCTCTGGGGCGAGGAGGAGGTTGATACCTCCTCCATCCAGGACCCCGTTCACTACACCGTCACCTTCAGCGTGACCGGCGGCGACAGCGAGCTGGAAAGCTTCCTGCGCAACCGCTCGGCGCTGGTCAGCGACGAGCGCCAGCCCGTTGACGGTGATCTCGGCGTGCTGGTGAAGGCGCGCGACGACCTGCAGATTCTCGTCGGCTCGCTGTTCGAGAAGGCCTATTATGGCGGTCTGGTGAATATCACCGTAAACGGACAGTCGATCGAGGATATCGTCGGTCTGCCCAATTTCGGACGCGAGGATCCGGTCCCCGTCAACGTGTCCATCGAGGCGGGTCCGATGTTCACCTTCGCTCGGGTCAATCTCGAGGGCGCGCCGGCAAGCTTCAACCCTGCAAAGCTCGATCTAGTGGCCGGAAAACCGGCCTATTCGACCACCATCCTCGCGGCCGCGCGCGAGATCACCACCGAGCTCAAGGACCAGGGCCACCCGTTCGCGACCATCACCCGGCGCGAGGTGATCGCCGATCACGCCAATTCCACGGTCGATGTCGACATCCGCGCCGATGACGGTCCGGTCGCGGATCTGGGGCAGATCGCGGTGAAAGGCTCCGAAGCCGTCGAGCCCGATTTCATCCGGCGCTATTCGCGGCTGAAACCCGGCGAGCAGTATTCGCCCGAGCAACTCACCGCCGCCGCCAACCGGCTGCGCTCGCTGAACACGTTCGATTCGGTGACGATCACCACCGCGAGCGCGCTGGACGATGACGGCCAGTTGCCGACGACCATCACCGTGCGCGACGGCAAGTTCCGCTATTACGGCTTCGGCGCGACCGTATCCTCGATCGACGGCCTGGGGCTGGAAGGCTATTGGGGCCACCGCAACCTGTTCGGCCAGGCCGAGGGGCTGCGGCTTGAAGCCGGCGTGTCGCGGATCGGCGCGTCGGACGATTACGGCGTCAACTCGCTCGATCTCGCCGGCGGCATCACCTTCACCAAGCCCGGCCTGTTCCATCCGTCCGGCATGTTCACCGCCAGCATCATCACCGCCACGGAGAACCCGGACGCCTATAATGCGAAATCCGTCGCCGGCAGCGTCAACTACACCTATGAGCAGAACGAGTACAACACGATCAGCGCCGGCCTGACGCTCGACTATTCCCACATCAAGGACGCCTTCGGCACCGAGGATTACCTGACCTTCTCCGCGCCGATCGGCTTCGACCGCGACACGAGAAACGACCCGCTGAACCCGACCGAGGGCATCTACCTGATTACCACGGCAGAGCCTTCCTATGATTTCCTGGGCGGCAATTTCTTCTCGTCCTTCGATGCCGTCGGCTCCACCTATTTCTCGGCGGGCGAGGATGATCGGTTTACGCTTGCAGCCCGCGTCGGGGCCGGCACCATCGTCGGCGGCGGCGACCTCAAGGACATTCCCGCAAACGACCGGTTCTATGCCGGCGGCGGCGGCAGCGTGCGCGGCTATGCCTACAAGTCGATCTCGCCACGGCTTGCCAATGGCGAGGAAACCGGCGGCCGCTCCTATGTCGAGGCGACGCTGGAGGCCCGCATCGGCGTGACCGAGAATATCCAGGTCGTGCCGTTCATCGACGCAGCCGACGTCTCCGCCGACCAATTCCCCGACTTCTCCGATATCCGCGCCGGCGCCGGCATCGGCGTTCGCTATCTGACCGGTTTCGGCCCGATCCGCCTCGACGTTGCCGTTCCGCTCAACCGCTACCCCGATGGCGACCATTACGGCATCTATGCCGGTATCGGACAGAGTTTTTAG
- the cueR gene encoding Cu(I)-responsive transcriptional regulator, translating into MNIGQAAKQSGLPPKTIRYYEEIGLVVADRAENGYRDYSANHVHRLNFIHRSRDLGFSVEECRLLLSLYDDDARESAEVKALATAKIAEIDEKLARLAGLKAALQHLADHCHGDHRPDCPILEELSSGSCCN; encoded by the coding sequence ATGAACATCGGACAGGCTGCGAAACAGTCGGGACTGCCGCCCAAGACCATCCGCTATTACGAGGAAATCGGCCTCGTTGTCGCAGACCGGGCCGAGAATGGCTATCGCGATTATTCCGCCAACCATGTCCACCGGCTGAATTTCATTCACCGCTCCCGCGATCTCGGCTTTTCCGTCGAGGAATGCCGGCTGCTGCTATCGCTCTATGACGACGACGCCCGCGAAAGCGCCGAGGTGAAGGCGCTGGCGACGGCCAAGATCGCCGAGATCGATGAGAAGCTCGCACGCCTCGCCGGCCTGAAGGCGGCCCTCCAGCACCTCGCTGATCATTGCCATGGCGACCACCGGCCGGACTGCCCGATCCTGGAGGAACTTTCCTCGGGCAGTTGCTGCAACTGA
- a CDS encoding NAD(P)-dependent oxidoreductase, translating into MADKETIGICGMGRMGTAMARRLSAYGFPLVVWSRGGVSMELASETHAEVALNPATLARKADIILTSLIDDAAVEAVLEALLTTSLPGKLVVETSTVSPALLKRYSAGIKAKGGSAIDAPVSGGPELVISGKAGLYIGGADADFERFLPVADTLSDRIHHTGPLGTGAAAKIVNNMVLCGYWEVLREALMTGKRAGLSLDKMLDMLMTSPGGTPALKARAPRIRGHDRSVGFPVRGAMKDATLFASVADSYDVDTPAIDAALASFKACLENGSGDEDLAAMLRMALSQD; encoded by the coding sequence ATGGCGGACAAGGAGACGATCGGCATTTGCGGCATGGGCCGCATGGGCACCGCCATGGCGCGTCGGCTCTCGGCCTACGGTTTTCCGCTGGTGGTGTGGTCGCGCGGCGGCGTGTCGATGGAGCTTGCCTCCGAGACCCATGCCGAGGTCGCGCTGAACCCGGCAACGCTTGCCCGCAAGGCCGATATCATCCTCACCTCGCTGATCGACGATGCGGCGGTGGAGGCGGTGCTCGAAGCGCTGCTGACCACCTCGCTTCCCGGCAAGCTGGTGGTCGAGACCTCGACCGTCAGCCCCGCTTTGCTGAAGCGCTATTCGGCGGGCATCAAGGCCAAGGGCGGCAGCGCCATCGACGCGCCGGTCTCCGGCGGCCCCGAACTTGTGATTTCCGGCAAGGCAGGGCTCTATATCGGCGGCGCGGATGCCGATTTCGAACGCTTCCTGCCGGTTGCCGATACGCTCTCCGATCGCATTCACCACACCGGCCCGCTCGGCACCGGCGCGGCGGCTAAGATCGTCAACAACATGGTGCTGTGCGGTTATTGGGAAGTGCTGCGCGAGGCGCTGATGACCGGCAAACGCGCCGGCCTCAGCCTCGACAAGATGCTCGATATGCTGATGACCAGCCCCGGCGGAACGCCCGCGCTGAAGGCCCGCGCCCCGCGTATTCGCGGCCATGACAGGAGCGTGGGTTTTCCCGTGCGCGGCGCGATGAAGGACGCCACGTTGTTTGCCAGCGTCGCCGACAGCTACGATGTCGATACGCCGGCGATCGACGCCGCCCTTGCCAGCTTCAAGGCCTGCCTGGAGAACGGCAGCGGCGACGAAGACCTCGCGGCGATGCTGCGTATGGCGCTGTCGCAGGATTGA
- a CDS encoding GFA family protein: MKITGGCYCGKVRFEAEIDPDAVVICHCTDCQRLSGSPYRTTVLVPRADVEITSGVTRSYWKMAESGRKREQFFCEDCGSPLFTGGEGADEDDWGIRWGMIDQRAALPPKRQIWCRSAVPWLDEVTALPGEATE; encoded by the coding sequence ATGAAGATCACCGGTGGATGCTATTGCGGCAAGGTCCGCTTCGAAGCCGAAATCGATCCGGATGCCGTGGTGATCTGCCATTGCACCGATTGTCAGCGCCTGAGCGGCTCGCCCTATCGCACCACCGTTCTCGTCCCCCGTGCCGATGTCGAGATCACGTCCGGCGTAACCCGCAGCTATTGGAAAATGGCCGAGAGCGGACGCAAACGCGAGCAGTTTTTCTGCGAAGACTGCGGCTCGCCACTGTTTACCGGCGGCGAAGGCGCAGATGAAGACGATTGGGGGATCCGCTGGGGCATGATCGACCAGCGCGCTGCGCTGCCGCCGAAGCGGCAGATCTGGTGTCGCTCGGCGGTTCCCTGGCTTGACGAGGTCACCGCGCTGCCGGGCGAAGCTACCGAATAG